Proteins from a genomic interval of Bombus affinis isolate iyBomAffi1 chromosome 16, iyBomAffi1.2, whole genome shotgun sequence:
- the LOC126925387 gene encoding traB domain-containing protein isoform X3: protein MPVKYKNKTKFSKRQEVVGHQLRFSTQNESNYKSSDIAAFIQPEYDASIDEKLPETVTLLTTPEGGKLYLVGTAHFSVESQNDVAMIIQAVQPHIVVVELCKTRIGVININEEALYRNATDLSIKSLTETIRHYGVYNGLLHIMLYRMVSHVVKQLGMPPGGEFRTAFEEAKKVPNCIIQLADRSINVTFQRALRQLSWWEIIKLAWLMVRLDSRISKQDVERYKRKCVIQQMISSLREEYPAIERTFVTERDIYLTYHLQMATAAQHTAEGLKPPRIVGVVGIGHIDGIVENWGKVKASDIWPIIRVPPQPLSSKILKFTIKASLLGATIYMGYKIISLPSSNALQSIKSSFEGLLEVSAK, encoded by the exons ATGccagtaaaatataaaaataaaacaaaattttcaaaGCGTCAAG AAGTTGTTGGACATCAATTGAGATTTAGTACTCAAAATGAAAGTAATTATAAAAGTAGTGATATTGCTGCATTTATTCAACCAGAATATGATGCAAGCATAGATGAGAAGTTACCAGAGACAGTGACATTACTTACTACACCAGAAGGAGGAAAATTATACTTAGTAGGCACAGCACATTTCAGTGTTGAAAGCCAAAATGATGTTGCAAtg ATCATTCAGGCTGTACAGCCTCACATAGTTGTAGTTGAATTATGTAAAACTAGAATCGGTGTTATAAACATTAACGAGGAAGCTCTGTATCGTAATGCAACAGATTTAAGTATTA AAAGTTTAACTGAAACAATAAGACACTATGGGGTTTATAATGGATTGTTGCATATTATGTTATACCGCATGGTGAGTCATGTCGTTAAGCAACTTGGGATGCCACCAGGTGGTGAATTTCGTACAGCGTTCGAAGAG GCAAAAAAGGTACCAAATTGCATTATTCAGTTAGCGGATCGTTCGATTAACGTGACATTTCAACGTGCGTTGAGACAATTATCTTGGTGGGAAATAATAAAGCTGGCTTGGTTAATGGTACGATTAGATTCTCGTATCAGTAAACAAGACGTAGAGCGTTATAAACGGAAATGTGTGATACAACAAATGATTTCATCATTGAGAGAAGAATACCCAGCGATAGAGAGAACGTTTGTCACAGAAAGGGATATATATCTTACATACCATCTTCAGATGGCTACTGCAGCACAACACACTGCAGAAGGACTAAAACCACCAAGAATTGTAGGAGTTGTTGGCATAGGACATATCGATGGGATTGTTGAAAACTGGGGAAAAGTAAAAGCCTCTGATATATGGCctattatacg agtACCTCCTCAACCTTTATCAAGCAAAATATTAAAGTTTACAATTAAAGCCTCCTTATTGGGAGCTACGATTTACATGggatataaaattatatcacTACCTTCTTCTAATGCGTTGCAATCAATCAAATCGTCATTTGAAGGATTATTGGAGGTCAGTGCTAAGTAG
- the LOC126925387 gene encoding traB domain-containing protein isoform X2 encodes MSSDIMSTDFGKNKNMLVARRYFVVDANDINDDRSLHIPTPFEKLISSELQIDVKTVNKSKPDLDTAKSSIDTKEDQTKVVGHQLRFSTQNESNYKSSDIAAFIQPEYDASIDEKLPETVTLLTTPEGGKLYLVGTAHFSVESQNDVAMIIQAVQPHIVVVELCKTRIGVININEEALYRNATDLSIKSLTETIRHYGVYNGLLHIMLYRMVSHVVKQLGMPPGGEFRTAFEEAKKVPNCIIQLADRSINVTFQRALRQLSWWEIIKLAWLMVRLDSRISKQDVERYKRKCVIQQMISSLREEYPAIERTFVTERDIYLTYHLQMATAAQHTAEGLKPPRIVGVVGIGHIDGIVENWGKVKASDIWPIIRVPPQPLSSKILKFTIKASLLGATIYMGYKIISLPSSNALQSIKSSFEGLLEVSAK; translated from the exons ATGTCTTCAGATATCATGAGCACAGATTTtggcaaaaataaaaatatgctaGTTGCTAGACGATACTTTGTAGTTGATGCAAATGATATTAATGATGATAGAAGTTTACATATTCCAACTCcatttgaaaagttaattagtAGTGAGTTGCAAATAGATGTAAAGACGGTTAATAAATCAAAACCTGATTTGGATACTGCAAAATCTTCGATAGATACTAAAGAGGATCAAACTAAAg TTGTTGGACATCAATTGAGATTTAGTACTCAAAATGAAAGTAATTATAAAAGTAGTGATATTGCTGCATTTATTCAACCAGAATATGATGCAAGCATAGATGAGAAGTTACCAGAGACAGTGACATTACTTACTACACCAGAAGGAGGAAAATTATACTTAGTAGGCACAGCACATTTCAGTGTTGAAAGCCAAAATGATGTTGCAAtg ATCATTCAGGCTGTACAGCCTCACATAGTTGTAGTTGAATTATGTAAAACTAGAATCGGTGTTATAAACATTAACGAGGAAGCTCTGTATCGTAATGCAACAGATTTAAGTATTA AAAGTTTAACTGAAACAATAAGACACTATGGGGTTTATAATGGATTGTTGCATATTATGTTATACCGCATGGTGAGTCATGTCGTTAAGCAACTTGGGATGCCACCAGGTGGTGAATTTCGTACAGCGTTCGAAGAG GCAAAAAAGGTACCAAATTGCATTATTCAGTTAGCGGATCGTTCGATTAACGTGACATTTCAACGTGCGTTGAGACAATTATCTTGGTGGGAAATAATAAAGCTGGCTTGGTTAATGGTACGATTAGATTCTCGTATCAGTAAACAAGACGTAGAGCGTTATAAACGGAAATGTGTGATACAACAAATGATTTCATCATTGAGAGAAGAATACCCAGCGATAGAGAGAACGTTTGTCACAGAAAGGGATATATATCTTACATACCATCTTCAGATGGCTACTGCAGCACAACACACTGCAGAAGGACTAAAACCACCAAGAATTGTAGGAGTTGTTGGCATAGGACATATCGATGGGATTGTTGAAAACTGGGGAAAAGTAAAAGCCTCTGATATATGGCctattatacg agtACCTCCTCAACCTTTATCAAGCAAAATATTAAAGTTTACAATTAAAGCCTCCTTATTGGGAGCTACGATTTACATGggatataaaattatatcacTACCTTCTTCTAATGCGTTGCAATCAATCAAATCGTCATTTGAAGGATTATTGGAGGTCAGTGCTAAGTAG
- the LOC126925387 gene encoding traB domain-containing protein isoform X1: MSSDIMSTDFGKNKNMLVARRYFVVDANDINDDRSLHIPTPFEKLISSELQIDVKTVNKSKPDLDTAKSSIDTKEDQTKEVVGHQLRFSTQNESNYKSSDIAAFIQPEYDASIDEKLPETVTLLTTPEGGKLYLVGTAHFSVESQNDVAMIIQAVQPHIVVVELCKTRIGVININEEALYRNATDLSIKSLTETIRHYGVYNGLLHIMLYRMVSHVVKQLGMPPGGEFRTAFEEAKKVPNCIIQLADRSINVTFQRALRQLSWWEIIKLAWLMVRLDSRISKQDVERYKRKCVIQQMISSLREEYPAIERTFVTERDIYLTYHLQMATAAQHTAEGLKPPRIVGVVGIGHIDGIVENWGKVKASDIWPIIRVPPQPLSSKILKFTIKASLLGATIYMGYKIISLPSSNALQSIKSSFEGLLEVSAK; this comes from the exons ATGTCTTCAGATATCATGAGCACAGATTTtggcaaaaataaaaatatgctaGTTGCTAGACGATACTTTGTAGTTGATGCAAATGATATTAATGATGATAGAAGTTTACATATTCCAACTCcatttgaaaagttaattagtAGTGAGTTGCAAATAGATGTAAAGACGGTTAATAAATCAAAACCTGATTTGGATACTGCAAAATCTTCGATAGATACTAAAGAGGATCAAACTAAAg AAGTTGTTGGACATCAATTGAGATTTAGTACTCAAAATGAAAGTAATTATAAAAGTAGTGATATTGCTGCATTTATTCAACCAGAATATGATGCAAGCATAGATGAGAAGTTACCAGAGACAGTGACATTACTTACTACACCAGAAGGAGGAAAATTATACTTAGTAGGCACAGCACATTTCAGTGTTGAAAGCCAAAATGATGTTGCAAtg ATCATTCAGGCTGTACAGCCTCACATAGTTGTAGTTGAATTATGTAAAACTAGAATCGGTGTTATAAACATTAACGAGGAAGCTCTGTATCGTAATGCAACAGATTTAAGTATTA AAAGTTTAACTGAAACAATAAGACACTATGGGGTTTATAATGGATTGTTGCATATTATGTTATACCGCATGGTGAGTCATGTCGTTAAGCAACTTGGGATGCCACCAGGTGGTGAATTTCGTACAGCGTTCGAAGAG GCAAAAAAGGTACCAAATTGCATTATTCAGTTAGCGGATCGTTCGATTAACGTGACATTTCAACGTGCGTTGAGACAATTATCTTGGTGGGAAATAATAAAGCTGGCTTGGTTAATGGTACGATTAGATTCTCGTATCAGTAAACAAGACGTAGAGCGTTATAAACGGAAATGTGTGATACAACAAATGATTTCATCATTGAGAGAAGAATACCCAGCGATAGAGAGAACGTTTGTCACAGAAAGGGATATATATCTTACATACCATCTTCAGATGGCTACTGCAGCACAACACACTGCAGAAGGACTAAAACCACCAAGAATTGTAGGAGTTGTTGGCATAGGACATATCGATGGGATTGTTGAAAACTGGGGAAAAGTAAAAGCCTCTGATATATGGCctattatacg agtACCTCCTCAACCTTTATCAAGCAAAATATTAAAGTTTACAATTAAAGCCTCCTTATTGGGAGCTACGATTTACATGggatataaaattatatcacTACCTTCTTCTAATGCGTTGCAATCAATCAAATCGTCATTTGAAGGATTATTGGAGGTCAGTGCTAAGTAG
- the LOC126925387 gene encoding traB domain-containing protein isoform X4 encodes MPVKYKNKTKFSKRQVVGHQLRFSTQNESNYKSSDIAAFIQPEYDASIDEKLPETVTLLTTPEGGKLYLVGTAHFSVESQNDVAMIIQAVQPHIVVVELCKTRIGVININEEALYRNATDLSIKSLTETIRHYGVYNGLLHIMLYRMVSHVVKQLGMPPGGEFRTAFEEAKKVPNCIIQLADRSINVTFQRALRQLSWWEIIKLAWLMVRLDSRISKQDVERYKRKCVIQQMISSLREEYPAIERTFVTERDIYLTYHLQMATAAQHTAEGLKPPRIVGVVGIGHIDGIVENWGKVKASDIWPIIRVPPQPLSSKILKFTIKASLLGATIYMGYKIISLPSSNALQSIKSSFEGLLEVSAK; translated from the exons ATGccagtaaaatataaaaataaaacaaaattttcaaaGCGTCAAG TTGTTGGACATCAATTGAGATTTAGTACTCAAAATGAAAGTAATTATAAAAGTAGTGATATTGCTGCATTTATTCAACCAGAATATGATGCAAGCATAGATGAGAAGTTACCAGAGACAGTGACATTACTTACTACACCAGAAGGAGGAAAATTATACTTAGTAGGCACAGCACATTTCAGTGTTGAAAGCCAAAATGATGTTGCAAtg ATCATTCAGGCTGTACAGCCTCACATAGTTGTAGTTGAATTATGTAAAACTAGAATCGGTGTTATAAACATTAACGAGGAAGCTCTGTATCGTAATGCAACAGATTTAAGTATTA AAAGTTTAACTGAAACAATAAGACACTATGGGGTTTATAATGGATTGTTGCATATTATGTTATACCGCATGGTGAGTCATGTCGTTAAGCAACTTGGGATGCCACCAGGTGGTGAATTTCGTACAGCGTTCGAAGAG GCAAAAAAGGTACCAAATTGCATTATTCAGTTAGCGGATCGTTCGATTAACGTGACATTTCAACGTGCGTTGAGACAATTATCTTGGTGGGAAATAATAAAGCTGGCTTGGTTAATGGTACGATTAGATTCTCGTATCAGTAAACAAGACGTAGAGCGTTATAAACGGAAATGTGTGATACAACAAATGATTTCATCATTGAGAGAAGAATACCCAGCGATAGAGAGAACGTTTGTCACAGAAAGGGATATATATCTTACATACCATCTTCAGATGGCTACTGCAGCACAACACACTGCAGAAGGACTAAAACCACCAAGAATTGTAGGAGTTGTTGGCATAGGACATATCGATGGGATTGTTGAAAACTGGGGAAAAGTAAAAGCCTCTGATATATGGCctattatacg agtACCTCCTCAACCTTTATCAAGCAAAATATTAAAGTTTACAATTAAAGCCTCCTTATTGGGAGCTACGATTTACATGggatataaaattatatcacTACCTTCTTCTAATGCGTTGCAATCAATCAAATCGTCATTTGAAGGATTATTGGAGGTCAGTGCTAAGTAG